From Excalfactoria chinensis isolate bCotChi1 chromosome 4, bCotChi1.hap2, whole genome shotgun sequence, one genomic window encodes:
- the MARS2 gene encoding methionine--tRNA ligase, mitochondrial: MAPLIARRSRTDLAPPPPPARRTRGRPHTGSSLAVASPAFLPSALARGLSESSPLWFRRRLYGGSLAMLRSPLRLPRPFRRAVSTAGPGRRLLLSTPIFYANGAPHIGHLYSALLADALHRHRGLRGAGPSRLSTGTDEHGLKIQQAAAAAGTSPPELCARISALFHQAFTQAAISFTDFIRTSEPRHCQAVCHFWAALQERGALYKGSYEGWYCTAEEGFLPESQLTERVDAQGHTHKVSVESGHEVHWTKEENYMFKLSAFQDPLRKWLRDNPCAISPEPFYQRVLCWLAEDLPDLSISRERSRLQWGIPVPSDSTQTIYVWVDALVNYLSVLGYPETHGEWWPAAHHVVGKDILKFHAVYWPALLMAAGLSPPERIFVHSHWTVRGQKMSKSLGNVIDPFACNERYTVDGFRYFLLRQGVPERDCDYYDEKVVKVLNSELADALGGLLNRSTAPGINPSNTYPCFSETCFPKVADYRETKALGRVAAEDYELVVSVASLPLQVANYFEDFQIYKALECIALCVRQTNGFFQRHKPWKLDRKDPTEKIWLDTIIHVTLECLRVYGTLLQPVIPHIADKLLSRLAVEPEEREISSLTFLPRYNGKPCPFEGRQLGPDTGILFHRLEKSSQHQIENKRL, encoded by the exons ATGGCGCCGCTCATCGCGCGCCGCTCCCGGACCGACCTcgcgccgcccccgccgcccgcaCGGCGCACGCGCGGCCGCCCTCATACCGGCTCCTCATTGGCTGTCGCGTCCCCGGCCTTCCTCCCATCTGCCCTCGCGCGCGGCCTCTCTGAGTCGTCGCCTCTATGGTTCCGCCGCCGCCTCTATGGTGGCTCCCTCGCCATGCTGCGGTCTCCTCTCCGCCTCCCGCGGCCGTTCCGCCGCGCTGTCTCCACCGCCGGGCCCGGTCGCCGCCTGCTGCTCTCCACACCCATCTTCTACGCTAACGGGGCGCCCCACATCGGGcacctctactctgctctgctGGCCGATGCGCTGCACCGCCACCGCGGCCTCCGGGGTGCCGGGCCGAGCCGCCTCTCCACAG GGACTGATGAACATGGGCTGAAGATCCAACAGGCCGCAGCTGCAGCGGGAACGTCACCCCCGGAACTCTGTGCACGGATCTCAGCACTGTTCCATCAGGCCTTCACTCAGGCAGCCATCTCCTTCACTGACTTCATTCGCACCAGTGAGCCCCGTCACTGCCAGGCTGTGTGTCACttctgggctgccctgcaggagcGTGGGGCTCTCTACAAAGGGTCCTATGAGGGCTGGTACTGCACGGCAGAGGAGGGCTTCCTGCCTGAAAGCCAACTCACGGAGCGGGTGGATGCCCAGGGCCACACACACAAGGTGTCTGTGGAGTCCGGCCATGAG GTGCACTGGACCAAAGAGGAGAATTACATGTTCAAGCTGTCTGCGTTCCAGGACCCACTGCGGAAGTGGCTTCGTGACAACCCATGTGCCATTTCCCCCGAGCCTTTCTACCAGCGTGTGCTTTGCTGGCTGGCGGAGGACTTGCCAGACTTGTCCATCTCACGTGAGAGAAGCCGGTTGCAGTGGGGTATCCCTGTCCCCAGTGACTCAACGCAAACTATTTATGTATGGGTAGATGCCTTAGTGAATTATTTGAGTGTTTTGGGCTACCCTGAGACTCATGGTGAGTGGTGGCCTGCTGCGCACCATGTGGTGGGCAAGGACATCCTCAAATTTCATGCTGTCTACTGGCCAGCgctgctgatggcagcagggctgtcccCTCCTGAGCGAATATTTGTGCACTCCCACTGGACTGTCCGTGGGCAAAAGATGTCCAAAAGCCTGGGCAATGTGATTGATCCCTTCGCTTGTAATGAACGCTACACAGTAGATGGATTTCGGTACTTCCTGCTAAGGCAGGGTGTACCCGAGAGGGATTGTGACTATTACGATGAGAAGGTTGTTAAGGTTTTGAATTCAGAACTGGCAGATGCACTTGGGGGGCTTCTGAATCGGTCAACAGCCCCTGGCATTAACCCCAGCAACACTTACCCGTGTTTCTCAGAGACTTGTTTTCCTAAGGTTGCGGATTACAGGGAGACAAAAGCCTTGGGTAGGGTTGCTGCTGAAGACTATGAGCTTGTGGTGTCTGTGGCTTCTCTGCCTCTGCAGGTAGCTAATTATTTTGAAGATTTCCAGATCTACAAGGCATTAGAATGCATCGCCCTGTGTGTAAGGCAGACCAATGGTTTCTTCCAGAGACACAAGCCTTGGAAACTTGACAGAAAAGACCCCACAGAGAAGATCTGGCTTGACACTATCATCCATGTCACTCTGGAATGCCTTCGGGTCTATGGGACTCTCTTGCAGCCAGTGATCCCACACATAGCAGATAAGTTGCTTTCCAGGCTGGCTGTTGAGCCGGAAGAGAGGGAGATCTCAAGTTTGACGTTTCTGCCACGCTACAATGGGAAGCCATGTCCCTTTGAAGGGAGACAGCTTGGACCTGACACTGGCATCTTGTTTCACAGACTAGAGAAGTCAAGTCAGCATCAGATAGAGAACAAGAGGCTTTAG
- the AIFM1 gene encoding apoptosis-inducing factor 1, mitochondrial, with amino-acid sequence MSGAMSCCRLAAAALRPLSSVQRGRAATVLQCHHLRYPSRALTSSGVPGKAGSNLLLYLIVGGTVTGTGVYVYKTLREKKERFASRLTTVTTRSQEKESSSAPGAHPEVPSHVPFLLIGGGTAAFAAARSIRARDPGARVLIVSEDPALPYMRPPLSKELWFSDDPHVTETLRFKQWNGKERSIYFQPPSFYVQARDLPFVENGGVAVLSGKKVVHMDVRGNTVKLNDGTQISYDKCLIATGGSPRNLPAIERAGKDVQQRLTLFRKIEDFKSLEKISRQVKSITIIGGGFLGSELACALGRRAQTRNLEVIQLFPENGNMGKVLPEYLSNWTTEKVRREGVNVMPNAVVKSVSVSGNRLLIKLKDGRKVETDHIVAAVGLEPNVELAKSAGLEVDSDFGGFRVNAELQARSNIWVAGDAACFYDIKLGRRRVEHHDHAVVSGRLAGENMTGAAKPYWHQSMFWSDLGPDVGYEAIGLVDSTLPTVGVFAKATAKDTPKSATEQSGTGIRSESETEAEASEVPVSPSSSPTPQVPKEGEDYGKGVIFYLRDKVVVGIVLWNVFNRMPIARKIIKDGEAHADLNEVAKLFNIHED; translated from the exons ATGAGCGGCGCCATGTCGTGCTGCCGCCTGGCCGCCGCCGCGCTGCGACCCCTCAGCTCCGTGCAGCGCGGCCGGGCCGCCACAG TTTTGCAGTGCCATCACCTGAGATACCCTTCTAGAGCACTGACATCTTCGGGTGTTCCTGGCAAAGCTGGCAGCAACCTACTGCTGTACTTAATTGTGGGAGGAACAGTCACTGGGACAGGAGTTTAT GTATACAAAACattgagggaaaagaaggagagaTTCGCCAGTCGTCTCACAACAGTAACTACACGGTCCCAAGAAAAGGAATCATCTTCTG ctccaggagctcACCCTGAGGTCCCATCTCATGTTCCTTTCTTGCTCATTGGTGGAGGAActgctgcatttgctgctgctcGATCCATTCGGGCTCGTGACCCTGGTGCCCGG GTACTGATTGTGTCTGAAGATCCTGCACTGCCCTACATGCGCCCACCTCTCTCCAAAGAGCTGTGGTTTTCAGATGATCCTCACGTGACAGAAACTCTACGTTTCAAACAGTGGAATGGCAAAGAAAGGAG TATATATTTCCAGCCACCGTCATTCTATGTGCAGGCTCGTGATTTGCCTTTTGTAGAGAATGGTGGAGTAGCAGTTCTCAGTGGCAAGAAG GTTGTGCATATGGACGTGAGAGGCAACACTGTGAAACTCAATGATGGTACCCAGATATCCTATGATAAATGTCTAATTGCGACTG GTGGTTCCCCAAGGAACCTGCCCGCCATCGAAAGGGCAGGAAAAGATGTACAACAACGGCTGACGCTGTTCCGAAAG ATTGAGGACTTCAAAAGTCTGGAGAAGATCTCAAGACAAGTCAAGTCCATCACAATTATTGGTGGTGGTTTTCTCGGCAGTGAGCTGGCCTGTGCCCTGGGAAGAAGAG CCCAAACCAGAAACCTGGAGGTAATTCAGCTGTTTCCAGAGAATGGCAATATGGGCAAAGTCTTGCCTGAATATCTGAGCAACTGGACCACAGAGAAAGTCAGAAGAG agGGCGTTAATGTTATGCCTAATGCTGTGGTCAAGTCCGTCTCTGTCTCTGGAAATCGGCTGCTGATTAAACTGAAAGATGGCCGAAAG GTGGAGACCGATCACATTGTGGCTGCAGTAGGGCTGGAGCCTAATGTGGAATTAGCAAAGTCTGCCGGACTGGAGGTGGATTCTGACTTCGGAGGGTTCAGGGtgaatgcagagctgcaggcacgCTCCAATATCTGGGTG GCTGGGGATGCTGCCTGCTTCTATGATATCAAACTGGGTAGGAGACGTGTAGAGCACCACGATCACGCTGTTGTGAGTGGAAGACTAGCTGGAGAGAACATGACGGGAGCTGCGAAGCCTTACTGGCACCAGTCTATGTTCTG GAGCGATCTGGGTCCTGATGTGGGCTATGAAGCAATCGGCCTCGTTGATAGTACCTTGCCAACAGTAGGGGTCTTTGCtaaagcaacagcaaaagaCACCCCAAAATCTGCGACAGAGCAGTCAG GGACAGGTATTCGATCAGaaagtgaaacagaagcagaagcttCAGAAGTTCCCGTTTCTCCAAGCTCTTCACCAACGCCTCAAGTtccaaaggaaggagaagattATGGCAAAGGTGTCATTTTCTACCTCAGGGATAAAGTGGTGGTAGGAATTGTATTATGGAACGTCTTCAACAGGATGCCCATTGCTCGAAAG ATCATCAAAGACGGGGAGGCGCACGCTGATCTCAATGAAGTAGCAAAGCTTTTCAACATCCATGAAGACTAA
- the GPR119 gene encoding glucose-dependent insulinotropic receptor codes for MANLAVGIIFAVLAPLIITANVLVAIALLRLIWKTGYKGHYFVLNLAAADAMVGLSVIGLIKDEFLENFNPPQIFCVLRMAFVTSSSAASILSLTLVACYRHLAIRKPFQYYQLVTGMRVGLHLVGLWLLAGIIGFLPLLIPGFQKFSLKDKCSFFGVFHLSYMLIVSCMGFFPVLFLFIYLYCDMLKIASVHVQQIREVERAGLARGTTSDMKAMRTVAMLVGCFVLSWLPFFIAGIVKTVCTECFPYRVLESYLWLLGLCNSLLNPLLYSYWQKDVRRELSQLAAGVKRKAFHLGKGRCFPSRGTKSVPTVSCLQLQD; via the coding sequence ATGGCTAACTTGGCTGTGGGAATCATCTTTGCTGTGCTGGCTCCGCTCATCATCACTGCCAACGTGCTGGTGGCCATTGCTCTCCTTCGCCTTATCTGGAAGACCGGCTACAAGGGACACTATTTTGTCCTTAAccttgctgctgcagatgccatgGTCGGTTTGTCAGTTATAGGTCTGATCAAGGATGAGTTCTTAGAGAACTTTAATCCCCCGCAGATCTTCTGTGTTCTGCGAATGGCTTTTGTgacctcctcttctgctgcttctatCCTCTCCCTGACCCTGGTTGCATGTTACAGGCACCTGGCAATCAGAAAGCCTTTCCAGTACTATCAGCTGGTCACGGGCATGCGGGTCGGGCTGCACTTGGTGGGTCTCTGGCTGCTTGCTGGTATCATTGGCTTCCTCCCACTCCTTATCCCTGGCTTCCAGAAATTCTCCCTCAAGGACAAATGCTCCTTCTTCGGAGTCTTCCACCTCAGCTACATGCTCATCGTCTCCTGCATGGGCTTCTTTCCAGTcctgtttctcttcatttacCTCTACTGTGACATGCTGAAAATTGCCTCTGTGCACGTACAACAAATCCGGGAAGTGGAACGTGCGGGGCTGGCCAGGGGCACCACCAGTGACATGAAGGCCATGCGCACCGTGGCCATGCTGGTCggctgctttgtgctgtccTGGCTGCCATTTTTCATCGCTGGCATCGTGAAAACTGTGTGTACCGAGTGCTTCCCCTACAGAGTCCTGGAGAGTTACCTCTGGCTGTTGGGACTGTGCAACTCCCTCCTGAACCCCTTGCTCTACTCCTACTGGCAGAAGGACGTGCGGAGGGAGCTctcccagctggctgcaggTGTGAAGAGGAAAGCCTTTCATTTGGGGAAGGGTCGCTGTTTCCCCAGCAGAGGCACCAAGTCCGTTCCCACTGTGTCATGCTTGCAGCTCCAGGACTGA
- the RAB33A gene encoding ras-related protein Rab-33A, translating into MAAGGGRPPGPDSSLEPYVQTRIFKIIVIGDSNVGKTCLTFRFCGGTFPDKTEATIGVDFREKTVEIEGERIKVQVWDTAGQERFRKSMVEHYYRNVHAVVFVYDVTKMTSFTNLKMWIEECNGHAVSPLVPKVLVGNKCDLKDLIQVPSSMALKFADAHNMLLFETSAKDPKESQNVESIFMCLACRLKAQKSLLYRDMEKRPGRAQKLELSRDAHGKSACPC; encoded by the exons ATGGCGGCGGGAGGAGGGCGGCCGCCGGGCCCGGATTCCTCCCTAGAGCCCTACGTGCAGACCCGCATCTTCAAGATCATCGTCATCGGAGACTCCAACGTGGGCAAGACGTGCCTGACCTTCCGCTTCTGCGGGGGCACCTTCCCCGATAAGACCGAGGCCACCATCGGCGTAGACTTCAGGGAGAAGACGGTGGAGATCGAGGGGGAGCGCATCAAG GTGCAGGTGTGGGACACGGCCGGGCAGGAGCGGTTCCGGAAGAGCATGGTGGAGCATTACTATCGCAACGTGCACGCCGTCGTCTTCGTGTACGACGTCACCAAGATGACGTCCTTCACCAACCTCAAGATGTGGATCGAGGAGTGCAACGGGCACGCCGTGTCCCCCCTCgtccccaaagtgctggtagGGAACAAGTGTGACTTGAAGGACCTGATCCAAGTGCCGTCCAGCATGGCCCTCAAATTCGCCGACGCTCACAACATGCTGTTGTTCGAAACCTCAGCCAAGGACCCTAAAGAGAGCCAGAACGTGGAGTCCATCTTCATGTGCCTGGCCTGCCGGCTGAAGGCGCAGAAATCGTTGCTCTATCGCGATATGGAGaagcggccgggccgggcgcaGAAGCTGGAGCTGTCACGTGACGCCCACGGTAAAAGCGCGTGTCCGTGCTGA
- the SLC25A14 gene encoding brain mitochondrial carrier protein 1 produces MSALNWKPFVYGGLASIVAEFGTFPVDLTKTRLQVQGQSSDARFREVRYRGMFHALFRICREEGGRALYSGIAPALLRQASYGTIKIGIYQSLKRLFVERLEDETLLINVICGVVSGVISSALANPTDVLKIRMQAQGSLFQGGMIGSFIDIYQQEGTRGLWRGVVPTAQRAAIVVGVELPVYDITKKHLILSGLMGDTIFTHFVSSFTCGLAGAIASNPVDVVRTRMMNQRAIVGSVELYKGTLDGLVKTWKSEGFFALYKGFWPNWLRLGPWNIIFFITYEQLKRLPF; encoded by the exons ATGTCCGCGTTGAACTGGAAACCCTTCGTGTATGGCGGGCTCGCCTCCATCGTGGCCGAGTTCG GCACGTTCCCCGTGGACCTGACCAAGACGCGCCTGCAGGTGCAGGGCCAGAGCAGCGATGCGCGGTTCCGCGAGGTACGTTACCGCGGCATGTTCCACGCCCTGTTCCGCATCTGCCGCGAGGAAGGCGGCCGCGCCCTCTACTCGGG GATCGCCCCCGCGCTGCTGAGACAGGCGTCCTACGGCACCATCAAGATCGGCATCTACCAGAGCCTGAAGCGGCTGTTCGTGGAGCGCCTGGAAG ATGAAACATTGTTAATCAACGTGATCTGTGGAGTGGTTTCGGGGGTGATCTCCTCTGCACTTGCCAATCCGACAGATGTGCTGAAG ATTCGAATGCAAGCTCAAGGCAGTTTGTTCCAGGGTGGCATGATTGGCAGCTTCATTGATATCTACCAGCAAGAGGGTACCCGAGGCCTCTGGAGG GGTGTTGTTCcaactgcccagagagctgccaTTGTGGTTGGGGTGGAACTGCCAGTCTACGACATCACCAAGAAGCACTTAATTCTGTCAGGCCTGATGGGTGATACAATCTTTACCCACTTTGT TTCCAGTTTTACGTGTGGGCTGGCAGGAGCGATTGCCTCCAACCCTGTGGATGTGGTGCGGACGCGGATGATGAACCAGCGAGCGATAGTGGGCAGTGTGGAGCTCTATAAGGGCACTCTGGATGGTCTTGTGAAG acaTGGAAGAGTGAAGGGTTCTTTGCACTCTATAAAGGTTTCTGGCCCAATTGGCTACGGCTCGGTCCCTGGAACATCATT ttttttaTCACATATGAGCAACTGAAGCGACTTCCATTCTGA
- the RBMX2 gene encoding RNA-binding motif protein, X-linked 2 — MNPLTKVKLINELNAREAELGVSEAVSWHAEYKDSAWVFIGGLPYQLTEGDVICVFSQYGEVVNINLVRDKKTGKSKGFCFLCYEDQRSTVLAVDNFNGIKIKGRTIRVDHVANYRPPKDSDDLDDVTKALHAKGCGVKTPPHTSSDSSLEDDDTPAQKQKDKEKNKHERQKQSSQAAKRAAPAEEAHPRIKIKKEKEDPGYERYAAGGGQQSSSEPERKHASRVQRDEEEQRHQRSSGRRGEKSSQEHRAQNSSRDERGEVSRKGEGHSSRREECPEGSRSRHRWESSSREPHSKHRERGSTRDSSRH; from the exons atgaA CCCGCTGACCAAAGTGAAGCTGATCAACGAGCTGAACGCGCGGGAGGCGGAGCTGGGCGTGAGCGAGGCGGTGTCGTGGCACGCCGAGTACAAGGACAGCGCCTGGGTCTTCATCG GCGGGCTGCCCTACCAGCTGACAGAGGGGGACGTCATCTGTGTGTTCTCGCA GTACGGGGAGGTGGTGAACATTAATCTGGTGCGGGATAAGAAGACCGGGAAGTCCAaagggttttgctttttgtgctaTGAGGATCAGAGGAGCACCGTTCTTGCTGTTGATAACTTCAATGGGATCAAG ATCAAAGGCAGGACGATCCGAGTGGACCACGTGGCCAACTATCGGCCTCCCAAGGACTCCGATGATTTAGATGATGTCACAAAAGCCCTCCATGCAAAGGGCTGCGGAGTGAAAACGCCGCCTCATACGTCGTCAGATTCCTCCTTGGAGGATGATGACACACCAGCCCAGAAGCAAAAAG ataaagagaagaataaacacGAACGGCAAAAGCAGAGCTCTCAGGCTGCAAAGAGAGCAGCACCTGCCGAAGAGGCACATCCGAGAATCAAGattaaaaaggagaaggaagatcCTGGCTATGAGCGATACGCTGCTGGTGGGGGTCAGCAGTCCAGCAGTGAGCCTGAGAGGAAGCATGCGAGCAGGGTGCAGCGAGATGAGGAAGAGCAGAGGCACCAAAGGTCTTcggggaggagaggggaaaagagcTCCCAGGAACACAGAGCGCAGAACAGTTCACGGGACGAGAGAGGAGAGGTTAGCAGGAAGGGTGAGGGGCACAGTAGCCGGCGAGAAGAGTGTCCTGAGGGAAGCAGATCCAGGCACCggtgggagagcagcagcagagagccccATTCCAAGCACAGGGAGCGTGGATCCACCAGAGATTCCAGCCGTCACTGA